A single genomic interval of Oryctolagus cuniculus chromosome 19, mOryCun1.1, whole genome shotgun sequence harbors:
- the C19H16orf92 gene encoding fertilization-influencing membrane protein isoform X2, translated as MAEGRVQCPQHVPSPFTSETPIRMAPGCDIIEPCPSSRSGGVMRLWQWVLVWVWLARPGPKEAVPRPERAKASAPGAAGPLFVDRPDFFDYPDSDRDSLLAVAQLIGERPVVFVHSDSDSRLFHHILVGALVVAFFFLLFQFCTHMSCQKGA; from the exons ATGGCGGAGGGAAGGGTCCAGTGCCCCCAGCATGTGCCCTCACCCTTCACCTCAGAGACCCCCATCAGAATGGCTCCGGGCTGTGACATCATAGAGCCCTGCCCCTCTAGCAGGAGCGGTGGGGTCATGAGGCTGTGGCAGTGGGTGCTGGTGTGGGTGTGGCTGGCAAGGCCAGGGCCCAAAGAAGCAG TGCCCCGCCCAGAGCGTGCCAAGGCCTCGGCCCCGGGAGCAGCAGGCCCGCTCTTCGTAGACCGGCCTGACTTCTTCGACTACCCGGACTCAGACAGAGACAGCCTTCTGGCCGTGGCCCAGCTGATCGGAGAGAGACCTGTGGTCTTTGTCCACTCAG ATTCCGACTCCAGGCTCTTCCACCACATTCTGGTGGGCGCCCTGGTGGtggccttcttcttcctcctcttccagttctgCACCCACAT GAGCTGCCAGAAAGGGGCCTGA
- the C19H16orf92 gene encoding fertilization-influencing membrane protein isoform X1, producing the protein MAEGRVQCPQHVPSPFTSETPIRMAPGCDIIEPCPSSRSGGVMRLWQWVLVWVWLARPGPKEAVSPASWGEGRGPLAAVTALFWVPVPRPERAKASAPGAAGPLFVDRPDFFDYPDSDRDSLLAVAQLIGERPVVFVHSDSDSRLFHHILVGALVVAFFFLLFQFCTHMSCQKGA; encoded by the exons ATGGCGGAGGGAAGGGTCCAGTGCCCCCAGCATGTGCCCTCACCCTTCACCTCAGAGACCCCCATCAGAATGGCTCCGGGCTGTGACATCATAGAGCCCTGCCCCTCTAGCAGGAGCGGTGGGGTCATGAGGCTGTGGCAGTGGGTGCTGGTGTGGGTGTGGCTGGCAAGGCCAGGGCCCAAAGAAGCAG TGAGCCCCGCCTCTTGGGGTGAGGGCAGGGGTCCCTTGGCTGCTGTCACAGCTTTGTTCTGGGTGCCAGTGCCCCGCCCAGAGCGTGCCAAGGCCTCGGCCCCGGGAGCAGCAGGCCCGCTCTTCGTAGACCGGCCTGACTTCTTCGACTACCCGGACTCAGACAGAGACAGCCTTCTGGCCGTGGCCCAGCTGATCGGAGAGAGACCTGTGGTCTTTGTCCACTCAG ATTCCGACTCCAGGCTCTTCCACCACATTCTGGTGGGCGCCCTGGTGGtggccttcttcttcctcctcttccagttctgCACCCACAT GAGCTGCCAGAAAGGGGCCTGA
- the TLCD3B gene encoding ceramide synthase isoform X2 has translation MLTPMVAGGVVFPGLFLLSKNTLQRLPQLRWEEADAVIVSARLVSSVQAIMASTAGYIVSTSCKHIIDDQHWLSSAYTQFAVPYFIYDIYAMFLCHWHKYQVKGHGRDDGDARAPGSTWAVVRGYLHKEFLMVLHHAVMVLVCFPLSVVWRQGKGDFFLGCMLMAEVSTPFVCLGKILIQYKRQHTLLHKVNGALMLLSFLCCRVLLFPYLYWAYGRHAGLPLLAVPLAIPAHVNLGAALLLAPQLYWFFLICRGACRLFRPRGCPPPSPCQTQD, from the exons ATGCTGACCCCCATGGTGGCCGGGGGGGTGGTGTTCCCCGGACTCTTCCTCCTCTCCAAGAACACGCTCCAGCGGCTGCCCCAGCTGCGCTGGGAGGAGGCCGACGCGGTCATTGTCTCAGCCAG gctGGTGTCCTCTGTCCAGGCCATCATGGCCTCCACCGCTGGCTACATCGTCTCCACCTCCTGCAAGCACATCATTGATGACCA GCATTGGCTGTCCTCTGCCTACACGCAGTTTGCAGTCCCCTACTTCATCTACGATATCTACGCCATGTTCCTCTGTCACTGGCACAAGTACCAAGTCAAAGGGCACGGGAGGGATGACGGGGACGCCCGAGCCCCCGGGAGCACCTGGGCCGTGGTGCGCGGCTACCTGCACAAGGAGTTCCTCATGGTGCTCCACCACGCTGTCATGGTGCTTGTGTGCTTCCCGCTGTCAGTG GTGTGGCGACAGGGCAAGGGGGACTTCTTTCTGGGCTGCATGTTGATGGCGGAGGTGAGCACCCCCTTCGTCTGCCTTGGCAAGATCCTCATCCAG TACAAGCGGCAGCACACGCTGCTACACAAGGTTAACGGAGCCCTGATGCTGCTCAGCTTCCTGTGCTGCCGGGTGCTGCTGTTCCCCTACCTGTACTGGGCCTACGGGCGCCACGCCGGGCTGCCGCTGCTCGCCGTGCCGCTGGCCATCCCCGCGCACGTGAACCTGGGCGCCGCGCTGCTGCTGGCCCCCCAGCTGTACTGGTTCTTCCTCATCTGCCGCGGGGCCTGCCGCCTCTTCCGGCCCCGAGGCTGTCCGCCACCCTCTCCTTGTCAGACCCAGGACtga